In Desulfovibrio sp., the sequence GCCATCACCCTGACGAGCGGGACGGGCTTCCTGCGTGGGCGTGGCACCGGGCACAGGGCGAGAAATAATACGAACCTGCGGAGCGGCAGGAGCCTCGGCGCGGGGTGCGCGACGCTGTGCAACGCCGTCTTCAGCGCCGTCGGCGGATTCGCTGCGAGGCTCGGAAGCACGCTGCGGCAGGGTGGGTGCGGAAGAGCCCTCGGGCATGGCCGAGGCATCGGGGCGCGCCACGCGGGCGGCCTTGGCGGCCTTGTCCTGGGCTTCGGCCTTTTCAGCCGGGGCTTCCACAACCTTGGCGGCGGGTGCTGCTTCGGTGGCCTTGGCGGCTTCCACAACCGGGGCCGCGGCGGGTGCTGCGGCAGCGGGGGCTTCCACTACTTCGGCTTCGGTACGGTCGCTGGGGCGGCTGATAACGCGCGCGGGCGAAATAACCTTGGCGGGCTTGACGATGCGCGCCTTGGCTTCTGCCGCAGGGGCAGCAGCCGGCTCGGCCTTGGGGGCCTTGGGCGCAACGGGTTCTTCCACCTTGGCGGCGGGTGCCGCTTCGGTTACGGGTTCGGCCACAGGGGCCTTTTCCTTGGGGGCGTCCAGTTCGACCGGCGCGGCAACGGGGGCTTCCTGCGCAGCGGATTCCGCTTCCAGCGGGGAGTCCTTGCGGCGGCGGCGCACGATAACGCTGGGGTGCGAACCGGTGCGCTCCGCATCAACCTGTTTCTGTTCGGCAAAGTAGTCGCGCAAGCGAGTGGCCTCCTCTGAGGTGACGGAACCGGTAGCGGATTTTACCGGCATGCCGAGTTCACGCGCGGCACGCAGCACATCCTTGGAATCCTGCGAGATATCCCCGCACAGATCCTTAATTTTTATCTTATCATCAGACATGTTTTCCCCCCTTGCGCCGTGTTCCGGGCCTGTACTTCGCGAACTTGGCCGCGCATACAGGATCGGAACATACATACCAGCCTCTGCCCGGTCTGGTTTTTTCTGCGTCTAAAGTCAAAATTCCCTGCTCCGCCAGCACATGACGGTCGAGGTCGGCCTTGGGAAAGCGGCGGCGGCAGATGACGCACATACGCTCCGGCCCATCACAGGCCTGCTCCCCGCCTTCAACGGGCGCAGCGTTATTCTTTTGCATCTCCGCTTTCCGTAGCGGCGGGCTTTGACAGCTCCACCGCCGAGGATTCGGGGGTGCTTTCTACAATCGGGGCCAGGAAGTTGATAGCCGAGCGCAGGTCTGCAATGCGGGCCGCGCTGATGGTGAGCTTGTCGGAAAGTTCCTGGTCCGTGGCCTCGCGCAGTTTGTCCAGCGAGCTGTAGCCCGCAGCCAGAAGCGCCTCAATGGAAACTTCGGCCACACTGGCAACCTGTTCAAGGCCGTGGCCAATGGCATTGGCCTCGTTGTAGCGGGTCTCTGTAAATATATCGACCTTCCAGCCAAGCAGGCGCGCGGCCAGCTTGACGTTCTGGCCCTTGCGGCCAATGGCGTTGGTCAGCTGGTCGTCGGGCACGATGACTTCAAGAAGGTTTTCTTCTTCATCCACCACGATGCGCGAAACCAGGGCCGGGGCCAGGGCATTGCGGGCATAGGTGGCAATGTCGGCGCTCCACACCACGATGTCGATGCGTTCGCCGTGCAGTTCCTGCACGATGTTCTGGATGCGCGAACCGCGCACGCCAACGCAGGCACCCACGGGATCAACGTCGCGCTCACGCGAGAGCACGGCAACCTTGGCGCGCGAACCGGGGTCGCGGGCCACGCCCATGATCTGCACGACACCGTCGTCAACTTCGGGCACTTCGCGGCGGAAGAGGGCGGCCATATAGTCGCGGTGCGAGCGGGAGACAACGACCTGTGGGCCGCGGCCTTCCTGGCGCACTTCAATAATAAGAGCCTGCACGCGGTCACCGCGCTTGTAGTGCTCGCGGGGAATCTGTTCCTCACGCGGCAAAATGGCTTCGGTGCGGCCCAAGTTCACAACCCAGCCGCCCTTGTCGCGGCGCTGCACGATGCCCGACACGATTTCGCCCACGCGGTCCTTGTATTCGGTGTAGATGATTTCCTGCTCTGCATCACGCATGCGCTGGATGATCACCTGCTTGGCAGACTGGGCGGCAATACGGCCCAAGTCTTCCACCTTGACGCGGAAACCCATTTCGTCGTCCACCTGCACGGAAGGATCGTGCTTGATGGCTTCGGAATATTCGATCTGGGTGTCGGGATTGGCGAAATCGTCGTCTTCCATGACGATTTTGAACTGGTAGACCTCAATGTCGCCGGTTTCGTCATTGTAGGTCACCTCAACGTCCATATCCTCGCTGAAGCGGCGCAGCACCGAGGTGCGCACGGCTTCTTCAAGCGTGACGATGAGCATGTTGCGGTCAAGACCCTTATCTTTGCTGATCTGGTCGATGGCCTTTTTGAGTTCAAGATTCATGGGTGCCTCCGGCTGCTGGCGCTGCGGCGTAAATATCTCTGGTTACTGCGGCATGCGGTGGGCCAGTGCTTCTGGCCACGCAATGAGGTTGTGCAGTTGCGTCAGGTTTTACAGGTTCTCTTCAGAACCGCTTGATTTAGATTTTTTTGTTTTGCCCGGCTTGCCTTCGGCCTTGCCCTTGCTGGCCTGGGCCTTGCCGGCCGGCGCTTTTGCACGCCCCTTGCCCGGCTTTTGCGGCTGCCTGAAAATGTACATGCGGCTTGCCCGGCGCACAGCCTCCCAGGGAATGACCACAGGGGGCAGGGCTTCGGGCATCACGTCGCCCTCTGGCGAAATGGTGGCGGGGGCCAGAGTAAAAGAATCGTCTTCTACCGCAAGCAGTTCGCCGCGCCAGATGCGGCGGGGGCCGCCGTGCGAGGGGTTGGGGCCTTCGGGCGCGCCTTCGTTGATGGCTACGGCCCTGAGCAGGCGGGCCTCAACCACATCGCCCATGTAGTGGCGCATCTGGTCAAGGCTGAAAAAAAGGCGTGTAAGGCCGGGGGTGGAAACCTCCAGCACATACGCTTCGGGAATGGTGTCTTCTACCTCAAGGGCAAGGGCCACATGGCGCGAAATTTCTTCGCACTGGCCAAGAGAGGCAGAAAGCGCGACCAGGGCGGGCGCATCGGTATCGTCGTTGTCGAGGGGAGCGGGGTCGGGCTGAGCGTCGGTTGCCGCAGAAAACGGCACGTCAACAAAGAGCCGAACTACAGTGCGCCCGGCACGGACGATTTCCACCCCCCAGATAACCAGACCCAGTGAGGTTGCCACGGGTTCGGCAAGGCGAGCGATGGTTTCTTTGAGTGCGTCGTCGGTCATTCGTTTCTTAGAGCATTCCTTTGCGCTGCAAATGCGCTTGCCTGGCGGGTTCGTCCTGTCACAAGGACAAAAAAAAGGGGGCCCATTCAGGCCACCCCGCAGGAACTGCGTTCCGCATCAGGATGAACAGTGGCGTGAACGCCAACTGCTTTGAATGGGTTTCATTATCTTGATGAAAAAAAATTGTCAAGGTGTTTGTGGCAGGCAGACAATAAATGACAAATTGTGCAGTCGTAGCTTGATTGATGGATCAATCTTATCGTAAAATGTCAAAAAAGACACAATCTTTTTCGGAAAACTAATTTTTTTTCAATAACTGCCGAAATGCAGATTGAGAAGGAAGTTTTGACGCAGCACCATTGGCAGTGGGATGCGTCAGTTTTACAGATGCTGGCAGAGGGGCCGCAGTGCAGCCCGGATATAAGCTTAGAATATGCTTGAAAGTGAGGTAGTTCTGTGAATTTCAAATTTCTCTTGAGCTGTTGCACGGTGGCCCTGCTTGCGGCTGGACTGGGCTTTGGCGCAACCTATGTGAC encodes:
- a CDS encoding translation initiation factor IF-2 N-terminal domain-containing protein, which produces MSDDKIKIKDLCGDISQDSKDVLRAARELGMPVKSATGSVTSEEATRLRDYFAEQKQVDAERTGSHPSVIVRRRRKDSPLEAESAAQEAPVAAPVELDAPKEKAPVAEPVTEAAPAAKVEEPVAPKAPKAEPAAAPAAEAKARIVKPAKVISPARVISRPSDRTEAEVVEAPAAAAPAAAPVVEAAKATEAAPAAKVVEAPAEKAEAQDKAAKAARVARPDASAMPEGSSAPTLPQRASEPRSESADGAEDGVAQRRAPRAEAPAAPQVRIISRPVPGATPTQEARPARQGDG
- a CDS encoding DUF448 domain-containing protein, yielding MQKNNAAPVEGGEQACDGPERMCVICRRRFPKADLDRHVLAEQGILTLDAEKTRPGRGWYVCSDPVCAAKFAKYRPGTRRKGGKHV
- the nusA gene encoding transcription termination factor NusA, which codes for MNLELKKAIDQISKDKGLDRNMLIVTLEEAVRTSVLRRFSEDMDVEVTYNDETGDIEVYQFKIVMEDDDFANPDTQIEYSEAIKHDPSVQVDDEMGFRVKVEDLGRIAAQSAKQVIIQRMRDAEQEIIYTEYKDRVGEIVSGIVQRRDKGGWVVNLGRTEAILPREEQIPREHYKRGDRVQALIIEVRQEGRGPQVVVSRSHRDYMAALFRREVPEVDDGVVQIMGVARDPGSRAKVAVLSRERDVDPVGACVGVRGSRIQNIVQELHGERIDIVVWSADIATYARNALAPALVSRIVVDEEENLLEVIVPDDQLTNAIGRKGQNVKLAARLLGWKVDIFTETRYNEANAIGHGLEQVASVAEVSIEALLAAGYSSLDKLREATDQELSDKLTISAARIADLRSAINFLAPIVESTPESSAVELSKPAATESGDAKE
- a CDS encoding ribosome maturation factor RimP, with translation MTDDALKETIARLAEPVATSLGLVIWGVEIVRAGRTVVRLFVDVPFSAATDAQPDPAPLDNDDTDAPALVALSASLGQCEEISRHVALALEVEDTIPEAYVLEVSTPGLTRLFFSLDQMRHYMGDVVEARLLRAVAINEGAPEGPNPSHGGPRRIWRGELLAVEDDSFTLAPATISPEGDVMPEALPPVVIPWEAVRRASRMYIFRQPQKPGKGRAKAPAGKAQASKGKAEGKPGKTKKSKSSGSEENL